The stretch of DNA GTCGTGCGACGCCTGCCGCAGGGGCTGCAGACGCCGCTCGGCGAGGGCGGCGCGCTCGTCTCCGGCGGCGAGGGGCAGCGTGTGCGCTTCGCCCGCGCGTGGCTCCGTCGGGACGCACGCCTGGTGATCCTCGACGAGCCGTTCCGCGGTCTCGACCGCGAGCGACGCCACGCGCTCCTGGCCGAGGCGCGGCGGGCGTGGCGCGGCGCTACCCTCCTCTGCGTCACCCACGACCTCTCCGAGACGGAGGGCTTCGACCGCGTGCTGGTGGTGGAGGACGGCGCCGTCACCGAGGACGGCGCGCCCGCCGAGCTCGCGGCCCGCGCCGGCTCGCGCTACGCCGCGCTGCTCGCCGCGGAAGCGGCCGTGCGCGCGCGGTTCGCCCGCGGGCCCGGGTGGCGGCGTTTGTGGCTGGCGGACGGCGGGCTGACGGAGACGGAATGATCATCACCACCCACACGACACCGCGGGGTGTCATCCTGAGGGAGCGTACGCGCAGAACTCTCGGCCGCACCGTTACTTCGACGCTCCCGAAGGATCTATTCGACCCGGGACGATGCCTGTCGCGTACGGCGACCGTTGCGCATGCCGCGAGTAGATCCTTCGGGCGCGACAAGCTCCTCTGCGGACGCGGCGCGGGTGCTTTGCGCCCTCAGGATGACACCCGGAAGGGTGTCGCGGGTGGCGCCACAGGCGCGATCTCCTGCGAGCCACCGCGGGAAGGTGCGCGGTGAGCGGCGTCGGCGCGCTCGCGTGGCCGGCGGCGGAGCTGGACCAGGCGCTCGCGCTGCTCCTTCGCCACGGTGGATTGTCCGCCAATCCCGCCGGCATCCCGCCGGCGCCGGTGGAGGGCGACGAGGCGGAGGTCGAGCGCTGGATCGCGTCCGCGGTGGCGCCGCTGGAGCTGGAGGCGGAGGCGCTGGATGCGCCCTGCGCGGACGCCGCCGCCATGCTCGCCGGGTGCGCGCCCGCGCTGCTGCAGATCGCGGGCGACGGCGGAGCGCGGTTCGTCCTCCTCGCCGGGCGGACGCGGTGCGGGGTCCGGGTGATCGGGCCCGATCGGATCGCATCCACCCTCCCCATCGAGACCCTGCGCGACGCCGTGTGCGGGCCTCTGGAGCGGCCGCTCGAGAGCGACGTGCGGCGGCTGCTGGAGCGCGCCGGAGTGCCCGCGCGGCGGCGCGATCGAGCCGCCGCGGCGCTGCTGCGCGAGCGGCTGGGCGCGCGCCGCATCACTGGCGTGTGGATGCTGCGGCCGCGGCCCGGCGCGCCCGCGCGGTCGCTCGCGACGGACGCGGGCCTGCGCGGGCTCCCCTGGCGCCTCGGCTTCGTCCACGCGGCGCAGTATGCGCTCTGGGTGGCCGCATGGGCGCTCCTGGCGGCGGGCGCGCTCTCCGGGCGCGTGGACGGCGGGCGGCTGGCCGGGTGGTCGCTGGCGCTGCTCACCGCCGTCCCCTTGCGCGCGGTGTCCGTCTGGTGGCAGGGCGTGCTCGGCGTCCGTGCCGGCGCGGTGCTCAAGCGGCGCCTGCTGGACGGCGCGCTGCGCCTGCGCCCCGACGAGGTGCGCCACCAGGGCGCCGGCCGCTTCCTGGGCACCGTCATCGAGTCCGAGGCCATGGAATCGCTCGCGCTGTCGGGCGGGATCGCGGCGGCGCTGGGGACGCTCGAGCTGGCCGCGGCATTCGCGGTGCTGGCGGCGGGCGGGGGGTGGATCCGGGCGCTTCCGCTCGCCGCATGGCTCGGGGTGATCGCGCTGCTGGCGTGGCGATACGCGCGTCTGCGGCGCCTTTGGACCGACGCGCGGCTGGAGATGACGCACGAGCTGGTGGAGAAGATGGTGGGCTACCGCACGCGGCTGGCGCAGGAGGAGCCCGCGTCGTGGCATCGCGGCGAGGAGGAGCAGCTCGCGCGCTACCTGGACCTCTCCGCGGCGATGGACCGCGCCGCGGCGAGGTTGCCCGCGCTGGCCGGTCGGGGATGGCTGCTGGTCGGCCTAGCGGGCGTGGCGCCGCTGTTCGTGCGCGGGGGAGACGGCGTCGCCGCGGGCGTGGCGCTGGGCGGCGTGCTGCTGGCGTGGCAGTCGCTGGCGCGTTTGGGCCCCGCGCTGCTGATGCTCCCCGACGCGGCCATCGCGTGGCGCAGAGTGGGCGCGCTCTTCCGCGCGGCGTCGCGCCGCGAGGCGGAGGGCGCGTGGCGGGCCGCGTCTCCATCCCCCCGGCCCGGTGAGGTGGTGCTGGAGGCGGCGGGGCTCGGCTTTTCGCACGCGGGGCGCGGCGACGTGCTGCGCGGGCTCTCG from Longimicrobium sp. encodes:
- a CDS encoding ABC transporter ATP-binding protein yields the protein MSGVGALAWPAAELDQALALLLRHGGLSANPAGIPPAPVEGDEAEVERWIASAVAPLELEAEALDAPCADAAAMLAGCAPALLQIAGDGGARFVLLAGRTRCGVRVIGPDRIASTLPIETLRDAVCGPLERPLESDVRRLLERAGVPARRRDRAAAALLRERLGARRITGVWMLRPRPGAPARSLATDAGLRGLPWRLGFVHAAQYALWVAAWALLAAGALSGRVDGGRLAGWSLALLTAVPLRAVSVWWQGVLGVRAGAVLKRRLLDGALRLRPDEVRHQGAGRFLGTVIESEAMESLALSGGIAAALGTLELAAAFAVLAAGGGWIRALPLAAWLGVIALLAWRYARLRRLWTDARLEMTHELVEKMVGYRTRLAQEEPASWHRGEEEQLARYLDLSAAMDRAAARLPALAGRGWLLVGLAGVAPLFVRGGDGVAAGVALGGVLLAWQSLARLGPALLMLPDAAIAWRRVGALFRAASRREAEGAWRAASPSPRPGEVVLEAAGLGFSHAGRGDVLRGLSLRLRRGERVLLEGPSGAGKSTLAALLSGLREPDSGSLLLGGLDRWTVGAAEWRRRVAAAPQFHENHVLTGTLAFNLLMGRRWPAPQADLDQAEALCRELGLGPLLDRMPSGMMQMVGEGGWQLSHGERSRVFLARALLQGGDALVLDESFAALDPETLSDALAVAVARAPALIVIAHP